In Dethiosulfovibrio peptidovorans, the genomic window CACGAAGTGCTTTGAGGAAGCCCTCCAGATCAGAGTCCTTCGCCATAGGCTCACGCAAATTGAAGTATCAACATAATGGCCACCACAAACCCCAGGATCACCATGGTCTCTGGAATGGCCTCCAGGATAATCATGGAACCAGCAGCCTCAGGCTTCTCTGCAAGGGCCCCCACCGCAACACTCCCGATCTTTGCCTGAGCAAAGGCCGTAGCGATCGCAGGAATCCCGACGGCTAAAGCCGCAGCAAAAGCGATCAACGCTTTTTCCACTTGGTCGTCCTCCCTTTCCTTGAAAATGGCCTATATTGGTTCCCCCCACCGCTGTGAAACGTTCCCATAAACTCGACATAATGCAGACGAGCAGAATGAAGCCCAGACTCAGCGATGGCCAAGACAAAATTAAGAAGGTGAATGGACAAAGCGATGAAGACACCCAGAAAGGAGACCCCCAACACGTCCACAAAGCGAGACGCCACCATTGCCAGGATTGCCGATGACAGACCGATGGCACCTATTCGGACATAACTCAAGATACTCCCGAAAGAGCTCATGGACTCCACCAGACCTCCGACACCACCGCCCGCGACCAAAAAGACCAACCCCAGAATCAGCGCCGCTACGGCGACGGTGAAAAAGCCCTGAGGGATCAGCCCCTTGGCAGCACACAGAGCGCCAACCATGGCAAGAACTATGATCATGTTTCCACCCCGCTCCATCCACATATGACGAGATCGGTTTCGGATTCCTTCCCAGACACCGAGAGCGAGCCCCATCAGGATATGGGCCAAACCCAGGGCTATGGTGAACCCCAGCACCGGGATAACGGCATGGGATCGCTCAACCCAGAGAGGTTCGAACCCCAAAAGGCGATGAGCGGTGTCCCCAAAACACTCGCCATAGGCGACACCCCAGGCGACACCCCAAAAAGCCACGATCAGGAGCACGAAAGCTCCGTCGGCTATCAGAGGCTTCTTCGTTTTTTTTCGAATCGTCCAGGCCAGAATCGCCAGGATCGAACCGTACCCCACATCTCCGATGATACAACCGGCAAAGAACGGGAAGAAAATTCCGATCATCACCGTAGGATCCGTCCCATGATATCGAGGCAGGGGAACCAACCGAAGAAAAATCTCAAATGGGCGAAAAATATCTCGATTAGACAGGGCAGTGGGGACAGCGTGCCACTCGTCGGAGACTGGATATCGCCAACGGACAAAAACCTGCTCGCCAAACGCCTCGGACAGGGCCGTCAGAAGTGGATCAAGCTCGTCCTCAGGGAGCCACCCCTCCAAGAGGAAGGTCTTCCCCATTGAGGTACCCTGTTGTTCCACCACCAGCTGCTCAAGCCGTTCGTCCATAAACATGAACAAAGCTCCAAGCTTGGGACCCCATTCCTCTCTGACCCGGTCCAACGTGGCATTGATTTCAGCCACTTGTTGAGGATGTTTTGTCAGCTCCCTCTCGATCTCGTCGATACACCACAGGAGACCATGCTCCTCGGAGGAGAGCGGCGCAGTCCATGCGATGAGGCCAGAAGCTTCAAGTTCCTGTCGTATCAGGGCTCGATACTCGACGGGCACACCTATTGCGATTAAAGCCTCCTGATCGCCAAGAAAAAACGAATGATGATGGAGCTCCAGTGTCGGCCCCTGAGCGCTTTGGGACGTCAGAAGCTCCTGGAGTTTTGAGAGAAGGGATGGTATCTGGTCGTGGCGAACCCACCACAGGGAGGAGTCCCTATTGGCCTCAGTCTCAGCGGCCATGAAGGAACGAAAATGGACGGTCACATCGTGAGCAGCATGTAGTCGATCCCCATCCCGCCCCAGATCGGCCCTCCGTTGAAGGAGAGTGGAAAGCTGCTCCTTAAAATGATCCAGGCTCCTGTCGATCTCTACGATCATCTGATGAAGAGAGATGTCCGTAGCCGGCTCGACGTCAAAGAGGGAACGATCATCCAGAAGATCCCACCGATCCCACTTCAGACTTTCGATCATTCCCAGGAGTTTGCTCCTGAGAAGCCGAAGGGCATCTGCGTCCTCATCGGATATTCTGACGGCCTCTCCGTGCTCCACATGGAGCACTCCCTGGCCTTGAAGAAAGGCCACCAGATCCCTTTGCCGGGAGGCCAAGCCCCAAATCGCAAGCCGAACCATCGTTCGAATCACGGGACCACCCCCCTCGAAAATCCGGTGACTCGGTCGACAGCCCTCTCGATCAAGGAATTGAGCGAGAGAGACTCTAAACGCTTCTCAAAGGCCTGGAGTTCAATCCGATCCTCTTCTCTCCTACGGACCTCCTCGTCGAGAAGCTCCGACTCAAGAGCGCTCTTCTCCGACGCAACAGCGTCCCATGTCCGTTGAACCATCTCGTCAAGGTTGCGTATCGCCTCGGCTCTCTCGTCCTCAAGGGCCCGTCGTTTCCGCTCAAACTCGTTCTCGATCTCCAAACGACGACGCTCAAGCTCGGGGCTCTCACTCCACCCTAAACCAGTCAGCCGGTCAGACTCCATGTGCGGATCCGCCTTCCATAAGGAACTCACAAAACGCCCCTCGATCGATGACCCCAACCAACTTACCTCCGTCCACAACGGGAAGACGCTTTATCTTTTTCCGGAGCATGAGGTCAGCAACCGTCATGATGCTGCTCTCTGGAAAGACCGAGACGGGATCCTTCTGCATCACCGTCTCCACAGGGTCGTCCTTCATGGCACCAAAGCGCTGAAACAACAGATTTCCATCGTTGCCCAAAAAGGTGCTCTGAGCCAGGACCTCCAGATACGTGGGGATCGTGGGCTTGAGAATATCCGATTCAGAAAGATACCCAACCAGCGCCCACGAATCATCGATAACAGGCACACCTGCCAGACCATGCGAGTAGAGGATGTGCAGGGCGTTCAAAAGCCGATCCTCTGGACTGACCGCAGTCAGATCCCGGCTCATTATCTCCCTAGCTATGACGGACATCGTCCAATTTCCTCCGACGGCCAAGACCAACTTTTTCCAAAAGGACAGCCACAATAAACCACACGAGAGCCCCGTCCTGTTTAAGGCGCCACGGCTCCTGAATAAGACGGTACAGCCACTCCATTCCGACTTTTTGCCACAACTGGGGAGCTCTCTTGAGACGACCGGAAATAACGTCAAAACTGCCACCGACACCGACAGCCACGACATCGGGAAGGTCGTCGAGGTGGCTATCCAGCCAAAGTTCCTGTTTAGGCACCCCCAGGGCAGCAAACACAAGTCTGGCACCAGAACGACGGATATCTTCGACAACCTCCGTGTCGTCGTCGAAGTAGCCATCCCTGTATCCAGCCACAATCAAACCAGGATAGCGATCCTGAAGGACCGAGGCTGTCTGCATCACAACGTGGGCACGACTCCCCAAGAGGTAGATCGGCCATCCCTCCGACGCAGCCAGCCGGCAGAGCCTCTGCATGAAGTCGATCCCGGCAACTCGCTCGTTAACCTTCATTCCCAGAAAACGAAGCCCCCAGACCAACCCAACACCGTCCGGCAAGGTGAGCCACGCTCCATCGGCCACGGAACGATACTTTTCATCGTGCCGCGCTCGGATCAGAGACAGAGCGTTAACGGTCACCACCAACGCAGAGGCCCCCCGTGCCAGAAGCTGAGCCCGAACTTTAGAGAGAGCATAGTTCATGGAAATACCGTCAACCGACACCCCCCACAGGCTGGAGCTCTCTCGAAAATGCGATCTCCGAAGGCAGGAGACCTTAACCGAAATGGAAACGACCAGAACAGCCAAGAGGGCCGGTCGAGTCGTCTCGTCGATACCGATCTGGAGGAAGGAGATCAAGGCTCCGATGGAAAGGCACAAAAACGTGACAAACTTCACCGCCTCCGGGTGGTCAGCTCCTCGATCCATCATTCTATGATAGATGGACAGCTGGCCCCAGCGTCCCAAGGGCACTGCGTGAGCGATGAGATTCAAAGACACCTCAACCAGGGGAAGAGCGTAGAGCCCCAGAGGGATCACCATCAACGTCGTGATGGTCACCCCTTTTGAGACTCCCACCAGGGACGTCCCTGCCACCAGAACCCCCCAAAAAGCCGAAAGGGACGTACCAAGCCGTCGGTAATTATGCCCCAGACGACTCCAGAACACGGCGGTAAAAGCCAAGCCCGCCAACGACATGACAAAAGCACCCCCCAGGGATTGGCCGGATACGGACGAGATCAGAAGGATTAGGGAGAAACTTACGCCCAGCAAATGCCCCGCAAGACCAGGCACCTCGTCAAGGCGATGAAAAAGCAGGGGAAAGACGGTGACCCACAGGGCAGTAGCCCCAATGGAGCCAGCCCTGGAGAGGTAGAGATACTCACCACCGGGAAGGCCAATGAAGCTGATCCGGGGCCCCACGAAAGCGAACAGGATACCGAGAAGACCGTATAACCACAGAGAATCCCTTTGCGGCAACAGCATATGCTGAAAGAGACCGACGACAGCCCCTAAAAGAGCCATGGCAGCAACGACACGAATATCCCCCCTGCCGGTCCAGAGGGAAAAAACCATCCAGGCTCCGACGAGAGTCAAATCTCGCATATAGTGGTATCTTTCCTTAGTCAGGGTCCTTCGATAAATACGCTGGAGCACAAAGGAGACGAGAACCAGAAGGGACAGGACCAGGAAAAGCATTGACGGCATGGAGTGGATCACAGTGCAGAACGACCCCCTTCAAGTAATTCTGAACAAAACATACCCCAAAATACAGGGCTATCGCATAAATTCCACAAATAAATATTCTCGAAAGACAAAAAACCGCAGCAGGAGCAAAACCATGGGCAGCTCGACACTCGATAAAAGTCTATCGACAGCACAATGATGTACATTATTGTACCAGTGAGCACAGGCTTTTTCCATGCCATACGGCGATTTCCGTGGAAATAAACGGGCATTTTTCCGACAAATCAACGACAGAGGAAACGTATAGAGCCGAGTTTCCAGGTCAGACGTCGGCTGAAAGCCGACGTCTGACCTGGAAAAATCACGAGATCGGCGAAATCTCGGTCACCCCGCCCATATAGGGACGAAGAACCTCTGGGACGTCGATACCACCGTCGGGACGCTGGTAATTCTCCATGACGGCGATCAGCGCCCGGCCAACGGCTATACCCGATCCGTTTAAAGTATGGACGAATCGAGGCTTTCCACCGTCGGCCGGTCGATACCGGGTATTCATACGTCTCGCCTGAAAATCCTCACAGTTGCTGCACGAACTGATCTCCCGATACCGCTCCTGGGAAGGCAACCACACCTCGACATCGTAGGTCTTGGAGGCGCCGAACCCCATGTCCCCCGTACACAGCACGATGACCCGATAGGGCAGTTTCAAAAGCTGAAGGACCTCCTCGGCGTTGGCGGTCAGGGACTCAAGCTCGTCGTAGCTGCTTTCAGGCGTGGCAAGCTTCACCATCTCCACCTTTTCAAACTGGTGCTGTCGCATGATGCCCCGGACGTCCTTGCCATGACTGCCGGCTTCCTTTCTGAAACAGGGGGTATAGGCCGTGTAGTACAGAGGCAGATCGGCTTCCTCCAATATCTCGTCTCTGTGAAGATTCGTCAGAGGGACCTCGGCCGTGGGAACGAGCCATAAATCCTCATCTGCGATCCGATACAGGTCGTCGGCGAACTTGGGGAGCTGACCGGTCCCGGTCATCGTGGCCGAGCTCACCATAAAGGGAGGGTTGATCTCCTTATAGCCGTGGCGATCCACGTGGAGGTCCAGCATAAAGTTCATCAGGGCCCGTTCCAGCCTGGCACCAGCACCAGCCATGACGGTAAACCGACTCTGAGCCAGGTTAACACCCCGTTTGAAATCCAGGATCCTCAGGTTCTCACCCAGATCCCAGTGAGCCAGAGGCTCGACATCGAACGTCTTGGGCGTCCCCCAACGACGAACCTCCTGATTCGCCTCCTCGTCGGTCCCGAGGGGCACCGAGTCGTGGGGCTTGTTGGGAATCTGGAGCATGAGGTCGGCCAGATCCTGGTCCACCTGACTCACCTGACGATCCAGCTCCTTGACCTCTTCTCCGATAGCCTTCATACGCTCCATGACAGCCGTCGGACTCTCGCCCCTGGCTTTGGCGGCACCGACCTCTTTGGAACCGGCGTTCCTCTCCGCCTTGAGATCCTCAACTTGAGCGATCAATTCCCGACGTCGAGCATCCAGGGAGATCACCGACTCCAGGTCAAAACCGTGCCCCCGAGCATCCAAAAATCCTCGGACCTCGCCGAGATTTTCCCTAACGTATCTGATATCCAGCATGCCTATCTACTCCTCCCCAACGATTCGGATCTCCCGCAGGAGATTGACCATCTCCAACGCCGAGACAGCCGCCTCAGCCCCTCTGTTACCGCCCCTCCATACGCCTGAGCCGTCACCGGAAGAGCCCGATAACGACACCTCCCATATGACGGGCACCCGCTGTTCCAGACCAACCCGCAGGGCACCGGCCGCGGTCTCCGGGAGCCCCTGAGCGTCGGTCCACTTCTCTGAGGGGACGACACCTAAAGCTATGACAGCATCGTATTTTCCCGTCAATGCCAGCTCCTTGGCGATCAACGGGATCTCCCGAACTCCGGGAACCCAGACTACGTCCCAGTCGTTCCCTTTGACTCCATGTCTGGAGAGGGCATCCTTAGCCCCCTCCAGCAACCTGGACGAGACAAAATCATCGGACCGGGCCACCACGATCCCGAAGTGCCCCCCCTGAAAGGTCAATTTTCCCTGATAGACTTTCACGATAGCTGCCTCCCTCTATTGTATGTAAAAGATTCAGCGCACAAGGATATGCCCTCGAACCCAGTGCGTCGTTTACCCCATAGCCGACAACCTCATACCTCAGCTCCCCCCGAGATAATTCAGGATATTCTCGGCGTGCTTGTCACCGATACCCGGAACGACCATGAGCTCCTCCGGGGAAAGACGGGATATCTGATGGACGCTGCCGAACCGGGCTAGAAGAGCTG contains:
- a CDS encoding glycosyl transferase, translated to MPSMLFLVLSLLVLVSFVLQRIYRRTLTKERYHYMRDLTLVGAWMVFSLWTGRGDIRVVAAMALLGAVVGLFQHMLLPQRDSLWLYGLLGILFAFVGPRISFIGLPGGEYLYLSRAGSIGATALWVTVFPLLFHRLDEVPGLAGHLLGVSFSLILLISSVSGQSLGGAFVMSLAGLAFTAVFWSRLGHNYRRLGTSLSAFWGVLVAGTSLVGVSKGVTITTLMVIPLGLYALPLVEVSLNLIAHAVPLGRWGQLSIYHRMMDRGADHPEAVKFVTFLCLSIGALISFLQIGIDETTRPALLAVLVVSISVKVSCLRRSHFRESSSLWGVSVDGISMNYALSKVRAQLLARGASALVVTVNALSLIRARHDEKYRSVADGAWLTLPDGVGLVWGLRFLGMKVNERVAGIDFMQRLCRLAASEGWPIYLLGSRAHVVMQTASVLQDRYPGLIVAGYRDGYFDDDTEVVEDIRRSGARLVFAALGVPKQELWLDSHLDDLPDVVAVGVGGSFDVISGRLKRAPQLWQKVGMEWLYRLIQEPWRLKQDGALVWFIVAVLLEKVGLGRRRKLDDVRHS
- the ribH gene encoding 6,7-dimethyl-8-ribityllumazine synthase (RibE; 6,7-diimethyl-8-ribityllumazine synthase; DMRL synthase; lumazine synthase; beta subunit of riboflavin synthase; condenses 5-amino-6-(1'-D)-ribityl-amino-2,4(1H,3H)-pyrimidinedione with L-3,4-dihydrohy-2-butanone-4-phosphate to generate 6,6-dimethyl-8-lumazine (DMRL); riboflavin synthase then uses 2 molecules of DMRL to produce riboflavin (vitamin B12); involved in the last steps of riboflavin biosynthesis; forms a 60mer (icosahedral shell) in both Bacillus subtilis and Escherichia coli; in Bacillus subtilis this 60mer is associated with the riboflavin synthase subunit (alpha) while in Escherichia coli it is not) produces the protein MKVYQGKLTFQGGHFGIVVARSDDFVSSRLLEGAKDALSRHGVKGNDWDVVWVPGVREIPLIAKELALTGKYDAVIALGVVPSEKWTDAQGLPETAAGALRVGLEQRVPVIWEVSLSGSSGDGSGVWRGGNRGAEAAVSALEMVNLLREIRIVGEE
- a CDS encoding CBS domain-containing protein is translated as MSVIAREIMSRDLTAVSPEDRLLNALHILYSHGLAGVPVIDDSWALVGYLSESDILKPTIPTYLEVLAQSTFLGNDGNLLFQRFGAMKDDPVETVMQKDPVSVFPESSIMTVADLMLRKKIKRLPVVDGGKLVGVIDRGAFCEFLMEGGSAHGV
- a CDS encoding serine--tRNA ligase, with protein sequence MLDIRYVRENLGEVRGFLDARGHGFDLESVISLDARRRELIAQVEDLKAERNAGSKEVGAAKARGESPTAVMERMKAIGEEVKELDRQVSQVDQDLADLMLQIPNKPHDSVPLGTDEEANQEVRRWGTPKTFDVEPLAHWDLGENLRILDFKRGVNLAQSRFTVMAGAGARLERALMNFMLDLHVDRHGYKEINPPFMVSSATMTGTGQLPKFADDLYRIADEDLWLVPTAEVPLTNLHRDEILEEADLPLYYTAYTPCFRKEAGSHGKDVRGIMRQHQFEKVEMVKLATPESSYDELESLTANAEEVLQLLKLPYRVIVLCTGDMGFGASKTYDVEVWLPSQERYREISSCSNCEDFQARRMNTRYRPADGGKPRFVHTLNGSGIAVGRALIAVMENYQRPDGGIDVPEVLRPYMGGVTEISPIS
- a CDS encoding ATPase; the protein is MEKALIAFAAALAVGIPAIATAFAQAKIGSVAVGALAEKPEAAGSMIILEAIPETMVILGFVVAIMLILQFA